Within Acidobacteriota bacterium, the genomic segment GCGGTCACCTCGACCTTGAATTCCCACGCGTGCGCCAACCGATGAACGGCCTCCCAGATGATCCAGACACAGGTGGCGACGAGCAGGGCGGTCTCGAAGAGGGCCGAGAGGTTCTCCACCTTGCCGTGGCCGTAAGGGTGGGTCTGGTCGGCGGGTCGGTCGGAGATGCGCACCGCCATCCAGGTCATGAGTGCCGCCACCAGGTCCAGGCCCGAGTGGGCCGCTTCCGCTAAAATCCCGAGACTGCCGGTCAGGAGGCCGACGGCGATCTTGGTCCCCGTCAACGCGACGGCGGCGATGACGGAGTTGATGGCCGCCCCTTGCTTTTCATCGTGGGGGTGGGCGCTCTGGTGCAAGAAATCTCCTTCACCCTGCGAAAAGGCCGCACATTCCGGCGCAAGGGCGGGCGCCGGCTGGAGGGCTTTCCCGGCGAAGCCTCCGTGCGCCGCCCCCGAGGAAACGTGGCGGGCCCGAGGCCGCCGGGCTCACTGGGAGGCGACTTTCTTCAGGAGGTTGAAGTCGCTGAGCATTTTGCCGGTTCCCAACGCCACGCTGAACAGGGGGTTGTCGGCGATGAAGACGGGGAGCTTGGTCTCCTCCATGATCCGCCGGTCCAGGTTCTTCAGGAGTGCGCCTCCCCCCGTGAGCATGATGCCCCGGTCCACGATGTCGGCGGAGAGTTCGGGCGGGGTACGCTCGAGGGCGACCCGCAGGGCGTTGAGGATGGTGGCCGTGCAGTCGGAAAGCGCCTCCCGGATCTCCTCGTCCGTGATCTCCAGGTTCTTGGGGATGCCGTCGATGAGATTCCGTCCCTTGATGGTCATGGAGATCGGCTTTTCGAGAGGATAGGCGGACCCCACCTGCATCTTGATCTGCTCGGAGGTCCGCTCGCCGATGAGCAGGTTGTGCCGGCGCTTGATGTACTGGATGATGGCCTCGTCCATCTCGTCGCCGGCCACCTTGATGGTCCGGCTGTAGACGATGCCGCTCAGGCTGATGACGGCGATGTCGGTGGTCCCGCCGCCGATGTCGACGATCATGCTGCCGGAAGGCTCGGTGATGGGCAGGCCCGCCCCGATGGCTGCCGCCATGGGCTCCTCCACCAGGTAGACCTCGTTGACCTTGGCGCGGAAAGCCGACTCGCGAACGGCCCGCTTCTCCACCTGGGTGATCTCCGACGGGACCCCGATCACGACGCGGGGGCTGACCAGGTGCTCGCGGTTGTGCGCTTTCTTGATGAAGTACTTGAGCATCTGCTCGGTGGTGTCGAAGTCGGCGATGACCCCGTCCTTCATGGGGCGGATGGCCACGATGTTCCCGGGCGTGCGGCCCAGCATCTCCTTGGCCTCGCGCCCGACCGCCTCGACGCGGTTGGTCAGCTTGTTGATGGCGACGATGGACGGCTCGTTGAGGACGATCCCCTTGTTCTTGGCGTAAACGACCGTGTTCGCGGTGCCCAGGTCTATGGCCAGATCGTTGGAGAAGAAGCTGAAGAGCGATCGAAATTTCATCTTATTGCCCTGCTGTCACGATTTTGTTCTTGCCGGCCTCTTTGGCGGCATACATGGCGGCGTCCGCCCGCTTGAGCAGCGTCTCCGCCGACCGGGCGTTCGCCGGGTATGCGGCGACCCCGATGCTGATGGTGAGCTGCATGTTCAAGCCGGCATCCCCGTGGAACTCGGCTTTCTCGACAATGTGCCGGAGGCGCTCCCCGATGACGAAGGCATCCTCCAGCACCAGGCCGGGGAAGACGATCACGAACTCGTCCCCCCCGTACCGCGCGATCATGTCGGCATTTCGCACGGTTCTTCGGAAAATGTTTCCCATTTCGCACAATACTGCACTTCCGGCGATGTGCCCATAAGTATCGTTGACGCGCTTGAAGTTGTCAATATCAATGAACAGGATGGACAGGTTTTTCTCCTCGCCGGCGCAGCAGCGGATCTCGGTGGCCAGGTACCGGCGGAGGAACCGGAAGTTGAAGAGGCTGGTCAGGTCGTCGACGATGGCGAGGCGCCGGGCTTCGTCGCACGCGCGCACGTTCCGGTCGATCTGGATGAAGGTGAGGCAGACGGCCCGCATCTGCTCGGGTTCGGGAGTGCGAAGGCACTTCGTCGGTGTCTTGTTGACCGCCACGAGGAAGCCGGCCCCGGACCGGTGACGGAAGGCGTAGGCGAGGCTTGGCTGGACGGCGCAGATCCGGCCGGGATCGGCCCCGGGCTCGGGGTACATGTCGGGGATCAGGACGAAAGTGGCCTCGCAATCGGGGTCTTCCGCGAGGGTCAGGCCGGGGAAGATCCGGGTGGGCTCGAACCCCGCGGTCGCACCGTCGCGATCGGAGTAGGCGAGTTCCATCCGGCGGGTCTTCCGGTTTTCCAGGAACAGGAAGAGAAGGTCACAGTTGAGCAGCGACTTGGCCAGGTGGGCGAACTCGTGGCAAACCCGGTGGTAGTCTTCCTTGAGGGACAGGTTCCGAAGCCCGTCGCGCCCCCCGTCGATGACGGCGTACGGGGCGTGCCAGGCCGGTTTCGGCCGCAGCCCCGGACCGACCAGGTTCCGGTACAGGCAGTCCAGCAGGGAGGCGGAGAGGGGGAGGTAGACGTGCAGTGAGAAGTGGTTGCGCGCGGAGGCCTCTTCGATCTCCCGGGAGGCCACGGTGGAATAGGTCACCAGCCGGGCGTTGGGGAAAATCCGCCGGACCCTCTCCCCCAGGCCGTCCACGGGGGTTTGGTAGGGGATGAGCGCGAGGCGGCACTCGGGGTGGTACGGGAGCCTGGGGAGGAAGAGGTCCCCCCGCTCGATCAGGTGCGGGGCGTGAAAGGGTGCGGGGCCGACCGGGAGTTCCGGCGGCGTGCTCTCGTAAACGTAGAAAAAATCGAGGGGAGGCTTCCGGGGGTGCATCCTGACCTATCTCAGCGGGATCTTCCGGAGAAATTCCTTGAGGATGCCCGACTCGTTCTTCAGTTGAATGCGGAGGATGACCGCCTCGGCGCCGGGGTCGAAGTCCTCGACGTAGTGGTTGAACTTTCCTTCCCTGTCCACCATCACCAGCTTGTTGTTGATCAGCAGCTGGTAGTAGGGCTCGGTTCTCCCGCGGATGAGGATGGTCGCGCCGTAGACGTCCACCGACAGGATGTCGAACCGGACCTTGCTGTCGGCATCGCTGGCCTTGGGCCGGATCTTGAAGGAGCTTGTGACCTGGGACCCGCCTTCGAGCCCCGCGGCGTTGACGGGGATGACCTTCCAGTAATAGGTGCCGAACGGGAGACCCTTGAGCAGGCAGTACTCCTTGCCCGGGATTTCTTCGAAGTGCACGAAGGAATTGAAGAAGGGGTCGGTGGCCACGAAGACCTTGAAGCGGAGGTTGGGGACGGGGGATTTCCAGCGGAGCAGCACCGTGAACTTCTCGGGGCGGGTGGCGGTGAGAATCTCCGTGTTCTGGGGCTCGACCAGTTGCGGGCTCGGGGGGAGCGGCAACTTGTCGATCTTCGCCCCCCTGACGGACGCCTGCTCGCCCCGCGAGAGGTCCAGGACCTGCTTCCCGTCGCGGGTGGCGACGCGCGCACGCCCCTGGAAGATCTTGACCTGCGTCTCCGCGTTGTCCCCGCTCAGGTTCGCCTGGGCCACCGTGTTCGGGCCCATGTCGGCGACGGTGTTCTTGGTCTGCAGTTTCGACTTCGATTCCGTGGTCTCCGAGGTGGAGAGATCGACACCGCCCTTGGAAAGCTCGACGCTGACGGACTTGCGGGACGTCGCGCTGTCCTCGTGCGACTCCTGGATGTAGATCATGGAGTTGGGCTTGACGTCGTACACCGTGCCGTCGAAGAAGGTGATCCGGCAGGAGCTGTTGAAGTTGGTGGACACCATGTCTCCGGGGTAGACCTGCATCTTCAGCTCGGCGGAGAGCCAGTTGGCGGACCCCGCCGGCTTCACCCGGACGTCGCCGTAAAGGTTCTGGAACTTGGCGGAGCGCTTCTCCTGCCGGGCCAGCTTTTCCGTGTCCACGGTCTTCCCGGCGGAGATGAAGCCGTACTTGGCGACGAAATACACCCCCACCAGCAGCAGGGCGGCGATCCCGAGGATGATCAGGGGACGCAGCCGGCTGTAGGAGATGGAGGTCCACTCGATGTAATCGGAGACTTTCTTTTCCTTTGGTGACATGCCCGGGTGCTCGCTTGCGAAAACCTGCTCTCCGCCTCATCATACCTGATCGCGGGAGGTGATTTCAAGTTTTTCCACGGGGAATTCCCGGAGGATGCCGATCCGGTTCAGGAAGGAGGCGGTTTTTCCCGGGACGGTCATCCCTGGCGCACGCTGGTCGTCGCGGACATGGGAAAGGGGTTCTCCAGGTGCTTCTTCACCTTGCACTGGTCCACCGCCCGGACAAGAGCGCCGTGGTAACGTTCGGGGAAGGACGCCGGGACCTGGATCTCCAGGACCAGGTCGGTCACCATCCCCGTCTCCGGGTCGAGGGATACCTTCTGGACGATCTGGATGTCCTCCGCGGGGATCCCGCGCTTCCGGCAGAATCCCAGGACGTACCCTCCCGCGCAATTGCCGATGGATGCGAGGAACGCCTCGAAGGGCGGGGGGGCGGTGTCCTCTCCGCCGCGATCGACCGGCTGGTCTGAGGCGATGGTGTGGGGCCCGAATCGGGCGTCGACCCGCCACCCGCCAGGGAAGGTCACGAGGATTTCCATTTCGCTCACGGCAACCTCCAACGCAGTGGAATCCGGGGCCCGGAGCCCCGCTCCCGCCCTCAATGGGCGGGAAGGAAGTAGAAGACCAGGGCCAGGATCGCGTAGACGGAGAGGAGTTGGACGCCTTCCAGCCAGTTGGACTCCCCGTCGGAGGTGACCTGGCCGACGATGTAGACGGACACGACCACGGCGAGCACCTCGGGGATGGTAAAGACGAGGTCCATGGTCCGGGGACCGACGAAGGTGCTCAGGACGACGATGAGCGGGGCCACGAACAGGGCGATCTGGATGGAGCTTCCCTGGGCGATGGTCAGGCTGAGGTCCATGCGGTCCTTCTGTGCGGCGATGACCGCCGTGCTGTGTTCCGCGGCGTTGCCGATCACCGCCACGACGATGACGCCGACGAACACCCCGGTCATGCCGAGGGCGTGGGCCGCGTGCTCGATGGAACCCACCAGGATCTCGCTGATCCAGGCCGTCAGGATGGTGGCGACGGCGAGCACCGCGAGGGAGCGGAGGAGGGCGCGTCGCGACTGGGAAGTGTGTTCCCTGGGGTGGGCCTTCTCACAGTGGCCGGTGAAGAGGTGCTTGTGCGTCCGCAGGGAGAAGAGGAGCCCCAGGCCGTACGTGGCCAGAAGGATGACGGAGATCTCCCGGCTCATGCCGCCCTCGTGCAGGAGGGCCTCCCGCCCCCCGAGGTGGTGGTACGCCGCCGGCAGCACCAGGGCGATGGCGGCGAGGGTGAGCATGGTGGCCTGGCTGCGGGCCCCGGCGGCGTTGAACCGCTGCTCCTTGTGCCGGATCCCGCCCACCAGGAACGCGGCGCCCAGGACCAGAAGGATGTTCCCGATGATGGACCCGGTGATGGAAGCCTTCACGACGTCGTGAAGGCCCTTCTGGAGGGCCGCCAGGGCGATGATCAACTCGGCCGCGTTGCCGAAGGTGGCGTTGAGGAGACCGCCCACGGCCTCCCCCGTGTGGTCGGCGAGGGTCTCCGTCGACTTGCCCATCAACCCGGCGAGGGGGATGATGGCGAGGGCCGCGAGGAAGAAGATCAGGGTGTGCTCGAGGGGGTACAGGAAGTGCGCCCCGATGGTGACCGGAACCAGGACCAGCAGCCAGTCGAGGGTCGGGACCCAGCGCTTGGACATGGCGGAAAACCTCCCGTGCGTGCTTTGAGGCGTCGCGGCAGACCTCGACCCGTCCGGGGGAGATCAGGCGCCGCCGCATTCCGAGGGCTTCTCGAAGGTCTTCTTCTCCCGGTTCTTCCGGACGTCGTCCATGGTGTAGCACTCGTTGTGGAAGACGATGTAGACGTCGGGGGCCAGGAAGCGGGTGGCAAAGATGCTCTCCGCCAGGTTCTGGAGCCCGTCGCTGTTTTCCACCACCAGCGGCAGCATGGCGCCCGTCAGCACGATGGGGACGGTGACCTCGGGCAGCCGGGCCCGGATGTACTTCCCGGTTTCCACCATGGTGTCCGTGCCGTGGGTGATGACCACCGGCAGGCCGTCGGGGAGGATGGACCGGAGGTAGGCCACGATCTCGGCCCGGTGTTCGTCGGTCATGCCCAGGCTGTCGATGTTCATGACCCGGCGCGGGATGATCCGGACGTACGGGAGACGCAACCGGGGGAAGTAAAAATCGATGCGCCCCTCCAGATTGTCGATGCCGCCGCGGACCTCGTCGTAGACTTTCTCGATGGTCCCGCCGGTCAGCAGCATGTGAATTCTTCTTACGGACATCGGGCCTCTCCTCAGTCTGCTTTTTCAGCCGTGGCGAACATCGTGGCCCCCTTACCCGAGGCGGCCTCCAGGAAGGCGGGCGGAGTCGCGGCGGCGACAAGCACAAGATAAAGGAATTTCCTCGGCAAGGCAAACCGAATGTTGCGGCGAATCTGAAGGGCGACCGGGTCCAGCCCGGGGAAGAGGGAGGAGACCGCGGCGGCGGGGTCGTCCCGCCACGACCAGTGGCGCAGCCGGACCAGCCGCATCCCGGCCCGACGCAGGCAACGCTCCAGGGCGGCGGGCGTGAAACCGGTGAGGTGCCGGGGGATGTCGATGCCGGTCCAGCGCTTCCCGAAAAGCCTGAACTGGAGGCTGTCGAGGTTGGGGACCTGCAGCAGGAGACGGCCCCCGGGGGCCAGCCAGGGCCGCAGGTGTGAAAGTCCCTCCACGGGGTCCCGCAGGTGCTCGAGCACGTGGAACATCGTGATCAGGGAAAAGGTGTTCCCGGGGTAGCCGGTCTCCAGGAGTTCCCCCGCGCGGACGTCGATGCCGTAACGCTCCCGGGCGCAGCGCGCGGCGTCCGGGGACGTTTCGAGGCCGACCCCCGCGATGCCGGTCCGCCGGCGGAACACGTGGAGAAAGGTCCCGCTGCCGCACCCGACGTCCAGGAGCGGGCCGGGGGGCGTGGGCATGGCGGAGCGCGCCACGCGGACGTGGTGCCGGAGCACGGTTTCCCGGTAGAGGGTCTCCAGTCGGGCGGACAGGGAGCGGGAAGCCCGCTCGGTGACCCACCAGTAGGGGGACGGGTAGGCGGCTTGCAGTTCGGCGTCGGAGGGTTGCGGGTGGAGGAAGCCGGCCCCGCAGTCCCCGCAGCGGAAGAGATCGTGATACCGGTCGGTCGTGCGGAAGAGAAAATCCCGGTTTCGGAGCCGGAACCGGGTTCGCGTCGATCGGCAGACGGGGCAGGGGGGGCTCCCCATCAGGGCCGGAACCGCTTCCGGAGCAGGAAGAACAGGTTGCGGAAACCGTCCCGCCAGGGCTGCAGCTTGATCTCCCCCTTGCGGTTGGTGAAGCTGATGGGGATTTCCTTGAAACCGATGTCCCTCCGCCGGATGGCCTCGATCTTGATCTCCTCCGAGAAGGCCATCAGGTCGCTCTTGAGGCTCATCTTTGCCAGGGCGTCGCGGTAGAAGATCCACATGCCGGACTGGGAGTCGCGAATCCAGCGGAAGTACAGGAGGGTCATGAAGGTGCTCAGGACGATGTTCCCGAAGCGGTGCTTGAACGACATGGCGCCCTTCTGCTGGATCGGGAAGCGGGAACCCGAGACGAAACGGACGCCCGAACGGAGCAGGGCTTCGATGAGGTAGGACACGGCGTCCAGGGGGTAGGAGTGGTCCCCGTCCATGGTGACGATGATGTCTCCCTTGGCGTTTGCGAGGCCGGTCTTGTAGGCGCGCCCGTACCCCCGGATGTTCTCGTGGATCACGGTGGCCCCCATGGAGGCGGCGATCTCGGCGGTGCGGTCGGTGGAGTCGTTGTCCACCACGACGACCTCGTCGATGAAGGCGGGGATCTGCTCGAGGACCCGGGCGATCCCTTCCTCCTCGTTCAGGCAGGGGATGACGATGGTGATCTTGTTCCCTTTGTACATGGACGGCTCTGTTCTCCGCGGCAAGGCGTCGGTGCCGACGGGGCCTGCAGGAAGGATGATCCGGCGGCGGTGGGGTTGCGGGGACGGTTGTCCCTCGACCTGCCCGCGTCCGTCGCCGTTCTCCCGGGACCTGGCCGGCCCGCGGCGGGGATTGGGGGATTGTACCACAGCGGGAAGGGTTCACAAGCGGAATTCGACGGCCAGGCCGCGCCGGCTGCCCCCGGGGGACGGCCCCCGGCGTTGGCGCCACCAGGTGCGCGATTTCCGGGTTTGGTTTATAATGCCCCTTTCACCCCGACCGGGGACAGGGAGGAAACATGATCAGCATCGAAGCAGCGACCGGAATCGTCCGGGGATCGTGCCGGGTGCCGGCCCCGGTGGAGACGGAGATCGGGGCGGCCCTCGGGCGGGTGGTCGCGACGGACGTGACGGCCGGCGAGGAGGTCCCGCCCTTCGACCGGGCCATGATGGACGGGTTCGCCGTGCGGGCGGACGATGTCCGGGAGGTCCCGGTGACCCTCGCGGTGATCGACGAGGTCCCCGCCGGGACCCTTTCTTCCGTGACCGTCCACCCGGGGGCCGCGGCCCGCATCATGACGGGGGCCCCGCTTCCCCCCGGCGCGGACGCCGTCCAGATGAAGGAGG encodes:
- a CDS encoding rod shape-determining protein gives rise to the protein MKFRSLFSFFSNDLAIDLGTANTVVYAKNKGIVLNEPSIVAINKLTNRVEAVGREAKEMLGRTPGNIVAIRPMKDGVIADFDTTEQMLKYFIKKAHNREHLVSPRVVIGVPSEITQVEKRAVRESAFRAKVNEVYLVEEPMAAAIGAGLPITEPSGSMIVDIGGGTTDIAVISLSGIVYSRTIKVAGDEMDEAIIQYIKRRHNLLIGERTSEQIKMQVGSAYPLEKPISMTIKGRNLIDGIPKNLEITDEEIREALSDCTATILNALRVALERTPPELSADIVDRGIMLTGGGALLKNLDRRIMEETKLPVFIADNPLFSVALGTGKMLSDFNLLKKVASQ
- a CDS encoding GGDEF domain-containing protein — encoded protein: MHPRKPPLDFFYVYESTPPELPVGPAPFHAPHLIERGDLFLPRLPYHPECRLALIPYQTPVDGLGERVRRIFPNARLVTYSTVASREIEEASARNHFSLHVYLPLSASLLDCLYRNLVGPGLRPKPAWHAPYAVIDGGRDGLRNLSLKEDYHRVCHEFAHLAKSLLNCDLLFLFLENRKTRRMELAYSDRDGATAGFEPTRIFPGLTLAEDPDCEATFVLIPDMYPEPGADPGRICAVQPSLAYAFRHRSGAGFLVAVNKTPTKCLRTPEPEQMRAVCLTFIQIDRNVRACDEARRLAIVDDLTSLFNFRFLRRYLATEIRCCAGEEKNLSILFIDIDNFKRVNDTYGHIAGSAVLCEMGNIFRRTVRNADMIARYGGDEFVIVFPGLVLEDAFVIGERLRHIVEKAEFHGDAGLNMQLTISIGVAAYPANARSAETLLKRADAAMYAAKEAGKNKIVTAGQ
- a CDS encoding FecR domain-containing protein, with amino-acid sequence MSPKEKKVSDYIEWTSISYSRLRPLIILGIAALLLVGVYFVAKYGFISAGKTVDTEKLARQEKRSAKFQNLYGDVRVKPAGSANWLSAELKMQVYPGDMVSTNFNSSCRITFFDGTVYDVKPNSMIYIQESHEDSATSRKSVSVELSKGGVDLSTSETTESKSKLQTKNTVADMGPNTVAQANLSGDNAETQVKIFQGRARVATRDGKQVLDLSRGEQASVRGAKIDKLPLPPSPQLVEPQNTEILTATRPEKFTVLLRWKSPVPNLRFKVFVATDPFFNSFVHFEEIPGKEYCLLKGLPFGTYYWKVIPVNAAGLEGGSQVTSSFKIRPKASDADSKVRFDILSVDVYGATILIRGRTEPYYQLLINNKLVMVDREGKFNHYVEDFDPGAEAVILRIQLKNESGILKEFLRKIPLR
- a CDS encoding OsmC family protein, translated to MEILVTFPGGWRVDARFGPHTIASDQPVDRGGEDTAPPPFEAFLASIGNCAGGYVLGFCRKRGIPAEDIQIVQKVSLDPETGMVTDLVLEIQVPASFPERYHGALVRAVDQCKVKKHLENPFPMSATTSVRQG
- the cax gene encoding calcium/proton exchanger gives rise to the protein MSKRWVPTLDWLLVLVPVTIGAHFLYPLEHTLIFFLAALAIIPLAGLMGKSTETLADHTGEAVGGLLNATFGNAAELIIALAALQKGLHDVVKASITGSIIGNILLVLGAAFLVGGIRHKEQRFNAAGARSQATMLTLAAIALVLPAAYHHLGGREALLHEGGMSREISVILLATYGLGLLFSLRTHKHLFTGHCEKAHPREHTSQSRRALLRSLAVLAVATILTAWISEILVGSIEHAAHALGMTGVFVGVIVVAVIGNAAEHSTAVIAAQKDRMDLSLTIAQGSSIQIALFVAPLIVVLSTFVGPRTMDLVFTIPEVLAVVVSVYIVGQVTSDGESNWLEGVQLLSVYAILALVFYFLPAH
- a CDS encoding asparaginase — translated: MSVRRIHMLLTGGTIEKVYDEVRGGIDNLEGRIDFYFPRLRLPYVRIIPRRVMNIDSLGMTDEHRAEIVAYLRSILPDGLPVVITHGTDTMVETGKYIRARLPEVTVPIVLTGAMLPLVVENSDGLQNLAESIFATRFLAPDVYIVFHNECYTMDDVRKNREKKTFEKPSECGGA
- a CDS encoding class I SAM-dependent methyltransferase — encoded protein: MGSPPCPVCRSTRTRFRLRNRDFLFRTTDRYHDLFRCGDCGAGFLHPQPSDAELQAAYPSPYWWVTERASRSLSARLETLYRETVLRHHVRVARSAMPTPPGPLLDVGCGSGTFLHVFRRRTGIAGVGLETSPDAARCARERYGIDVRAGELLETGYPGNTFSLITMFHVLEHLRDPVEGLSHLRPWLAPGGRLLLQVPNLDSLQFRLFGKRWTGIDIPRHLTGFTPAALERCLRRAGMRLVRLRHWSWRDDPAAAVSSLFPGLDPVALQIRRNIRFALPRKFLYLVLVAAATPPAFLEAASGKGATMFATAEKAD
- a CDS encoding glycosyltransferase family 2 protein — translated: MYKGNKITIVIPCLNEEEGIARVLEQIPAFIDEVVVVDNDSTDRTAEIAASMGATVIHENIRGYGRAYKTGLANAKGDIIVTMDGDHSYPLDAVSYLIEALLRSGVRFVSGSRFPIQQKGAMSFKHRFGNIVLSTFMTLLYFRWIRDSQSGMWIFYRDALAKMSLKSDLMAFSEEIKIEAIRRRDIGFKEIPISFTNRKGEIKLQPWRDGFRNLFFLLRKRFRP